In Devosia chinhatensis, the following are encoded in one genomic region:
- a CDS encoding Bug family tripartite tricarboxylate transporter substrate binding protein, translating into MNKLFATAFAASALLGSVSTIAMAQEWPQRPVQLVVVAGAGGGSDYTFRLLAAELEAALGQPFPVVNQAQASGIVGYTAYTSAAPDGYTLGQLSPIAQFTLLGQADFQPESFTAIAQFNADPSAIHVSADSEYQDLGALIEAIKADPAGFNISCGGTCNASWDIPFVSMLLGEGVDVSQLNLIPAQGSASALQELASGGIDIVLCSMPEVTALKDAGVVKTIAVMSEQRVAIDEEVPTVAEAIGTSYVGGTWRGIAGPAGMDPALVAQIEAAIADAIEQERFVTGMQDRGFGISYLNHEDFTAFLADHFRETDTVLKALSGN; encoded by the coding sequence TTGAACAAACTCTTCGCAACCGCCTTCGCCGCCTCGGCCCTTCTGGGCTCGGTCTCGACCATCGCCATGGCCCAGGAATGGCCGCAGCGTCCAGTGCAGCTGGTCGTGGTGGCCGGTGCCGGCGGCGGCTCGGACTACACCTTCCGCCTGCTGGCTGCAGAGCTCGAAGCCGCGCTCGGCCAGCCCTTCCCGGTGGTCAACCAGGCCCAGGCTTCGGGCATTGTCGGTTACACCGCCTATACGTCCGCCGCGCCCGATGGCTATACGCTCGGCCAGCTGTCGCCGATCGCCCAGTTCACGCTGCTCGGTCAGGCCGACTTCCAGCCCGAAAGCTTCACCGCGATCGCCCAGTTCAATGCCGACCCATCGGCTATTCATGTCTCGGCCGATTCCGAATATCAGGACCTGGGCGCGCTGATCGAGGCGATCAAGGCCGACCCCGCCGGCTTCAATATTTCCTGTGGCGGCACCTGCAATGCCAGCTGGGACATTCCCTTCGTCTCGATGCTGCTGGGTGAGGGCGTCGATGTCAGCCAGCTCAACCTGATCCCGGCCCAGGGCTCCGCATCGGCGCTGCAGGAACTGGCCTCGGGCGGTATCGACATCGTGCTGTGTTCCATGCCCGAAGTCACCGCGCTCAAGGATGCTGGCGTGGTCAAGACCATCGCCGTGATGAGCGAGCAGCGTGTCGCCATCGATGAAGAGGTCCCCACCGTGGCCGAGGCCATCGGCACGTCCTATGTCGGCGGCACCTGGCGCGGCATTGCCGGCCCGGCGGGCATGGACCCGGCGCTGGTGGCCCAGATCGAAGCCGCCATCGCCGATGCCATCGAGCAGGAGCGCTTCGTGACCGGCATGCAGGATCGCGGTTTCGGCATTTCCTACCTCAATCATGAAGACTTCACCGCCTTCCTCGCCGACCATTTCCGCGAGACCGACACCGTGCTCAAGGCATTGTCCGGCAACTAG
- a CDS encoding dihydrodipicolinate synthase family protein translates to MSSAQFYGVIPPTTTPFNAEGEIQYDQLKAQIDWMVSSGVHGVCVGGSSAEGHTLDADELQKLLETSQDALAGRVPLIAGIIINSTRQAVERSKRAREAGSVALQVTPPHYVFRPSDDALVDHFRAIAEESGLPVLIYNVVPWCYLPPALLKRIMNEVPGVIGVKQSNGDLKLTADLLLDLPEGKLVFTAVDALLYPSFALGVHGTIAANPAAAPKAVVKLWDLVKAGNHAEAKTLHAGLLRFWNAILTDNLPANIKYAQSLQGVPFAYPRAPMQAPDDARKALIAEALKAIPH, encoded by the coding sequence ATGTCGTCCGCTCAGTTTTACGGTGTCATCCCCCCCACCACCACGCCCTTCAATGCCGAGGGCGAGATCCAGTATGATCAGTTGAAGGCCCAGATCGACTGGATGGTCTCTTCGGGCGTGCATGGTGTCTGTGTCGGCGGCTCTTCGGCAGAAGGCCATACGCTGGACGCAGACGAGTTGCAGAAGCTGCTCGAAACCTCTCAGGATGCTCTTGCAGGTCGCGTTCCGCTGATCGCCGGCATCATCATCAATTCCACCCGCCAGGCCGTCGAACGGTCCAAGCGGGCGCGCGAAGCCGGCTCGGTGGCGCTGCAGGTGACCCCGCCCCATTATGTGTTCCGTCCCTCCGATGATGCGCTGGTCGATCACTTCCGCGCCATTGCCGAAGAGAGCGGATTGCCTGTCCTCATCTATAATGTCGTGCCGTGGTGCTATCTGCCGCCGGCGCTGCTGAAGCGGATCATGAACGAAGTGCCCGGCGTCATCGGCGTTAAGCAGTCGAACGGCGATCTCAAGCTGACCGCCGACCTGCTGCTCGACCTGCCGGAAGGCAAGCTGGTCTTCACGGCGGTGGACGCGCTGCTCTATCCCAGCTTCGCGCTGGGTGTGCATGGCACGATCGCTGCCAATCCCGCTGCCGCGCCCAAGGCCGTGGTCAAGCTTTGGGACCTGGTCAAGGCCGGCAATCATGCCGAGGCCAAGACGCTGCATGCGGGCCTGCTGCGCTTCTGGAACGCCATCCTGACCGACAATCTGCCGGCCAACATCAAGTATGCCCAGTCGCTCCAGGGTGTGCCCTTTGCCTATCCGCGCGCACCGATGCAGGCGCCCGACGATGCCCGCAAGGCGCTCATCGCAGAAGCGCTTAAGGCCATTCCGCACTGA
- a CDS encoding IclR family transcriptional regulator: MAAEPKSIVETARTEATGQMLSYFKMMAVLECFSRSDKALTVLQISKRINLPRTTVHRLVSTLKTLGLLEQDRDRERYRLGLKLFELGNTVLANMDVQREAIESINTLSNKTGLSVHLGVFDGHGIIMVSRHDSRGLNNVITLESAAAHCSATGKAVLAHQSPTVVERVISQGLQAFTPHSITEPEVLREELRKTLARGYSIDDMEYEEWRRCVAAPIWNASGRIFAAISVTGDKARFDDKTIPEFAALVKQQARLISTRLGGDPDLHGE; this comes from the coding sequence GTGGCGGCAGAACCGAAAAGCATAGTGGAAACGGCGCGGACCGAGGCCACTGGCCAGATGCTGTCCTATTTCAAGATGATGGCCGTGCTGGAATGCTTTTCGCGCAGCGACAAGGCATTGACCGTCCTGCAGATTTCCAAGCGGATCAACCTGCCCCGGACCACGGTTCATCGCCTTGTCAGCACGCTCAAGACCCTGGGTCTGCTCGAGCAGGATCGAGACCGCGAGCGTTACCGGCTCGGGCTGAAGCTGTTCGAGCTGGGCAATACCGTGCTGGCCAACATGGACGTGCAGCGCGAAGCCATAGAGAGCATCAACACCCTTTCCAACAAGACGGGTCTATCGGTTCACCTGGGTGTCTTCGACGGCCACGGCATCATCATGGTCAGCCGTCATGATTCGCGCGGTCTGAACAACGTCATCACCCTCGAGAGCGCCGCTGCCCATTGCAGCGCCACGGGCAAGGCGGTCCTTGCGCATCAAAGCCCGACCGTTGTCGAGCGGGTGATCAGTCAGGGCCTCCAGGCCTTCACCCCCCATTCCATCACCGAGCCGGAGGTCTTGCGCGAGGAACTGCGCAAGACGCTGGCGCGCGGCTATTCCATCGATGACATGGAATACGAGGAATGGCGGCGCTGCGTGGCAGCGCCGATCTGGAATGCCAGCGGCAGGATTTTCGCCGCCATCAGCGTCACCGGCGACAAGGCGCGTTTCGATGACAAGACCATTCCCGAGTTTGCCGCACTGGTGAAGCAGCAGGCCCGGCTGATCTCGACACGGCTGGGCGGCGATCCCGACCTGCATGGAGAATGA
- a CDS encoding dihydroxyacetone kinase subunit L, which produces MSLTSGTLRDAVARIASDLPGLERELNEADSRLGDGDTGGMLARVVQAINEAAPDNGDDVGATLSGYARATAGATGSSLGTLIATALMTAARQTKGRSEIPWSELGAMLGDARDAMLARGGASLGDKTVLDALDAVAKTIAGLDQGSVIHAAALVAARAALEEFRDRPNKMGRARMFAEASRGLDDPGMLAMVRVIEAIGR; this is translated from the coding sequence ATGTCCCTCACCAGCGGAACGCTTCGCGACGCGGTCGCCCGTATCGCATCCGACCTGCCAGGTCTTGAGCGTGAACTGAACGAAGCCGATAGCAGGCTCGGCGATGGCGATACCGGCGGGATGCTGGCGCGCGTCGTTCAGGCCATCAACGAAGCAGCGCCCGACAATGGCGATGATGTGGGGGCGACGCTTTCCGGCTATGCCCGTGCTACGGCCGGAGCCACAGGGTCCAGCCTGGGTACGCTCATCGCCACGGCGCTGATGACGGCCGCGCGCCAGACCAAGGGCCGCAGCGAAATTCCGTGGTCGGAACTCGGCGCCATGCTGGGCGATGCCCGCGACGCCATGCTGGCCCGTGGTGGCGCCAGCCTCGGGGACAAGACCGTGCTCGATGCGCTGGATGCGGTCGCCAAAACCATTGCCGGGCTCGATCAGGGGTCGGTTATCCACGCTGCTGCGCTGGTCGCGGCGCGTGCCGCTCTTGAGGAATTTAGGGATCGCCCCAATAAGATGGGTCGGGCGCGCATGTTCGCCGAGGCCTCTAGGGGCCTCGATGATCCGGGCATGCTTGCAATGGTCAGGGTGATCGAAGCAATCGGGAGATAG
- a CDS encoding dihydroxyacetone kinase subunit DhaK — translation MKKLLNSPGSYVDDVLNGLVLAHPDMVLDGQSKRVVRRAAGARAGKVGIASGGGSGHLPLFTGYVGHGLLDTCSIGNVFEGPNLASCMDAIQLANGGAGVLLLFGNYGGDKMNFAMAAEMLEDEGIVTRTVLGTDDIASAGPDEAAKRRGVAGLIYAYKIAGAAAEAGHDLDTVARLAQKAVDHTRTIGVALSSCQVPGAAAPNFQIANDEIEMGMGIHGEPGIWRGKLKPAGELVEEMVERLLVELPEVEGKRVSVLVNGLGATPLDELFILYAEAARRLEAAGLTIVQPLVGNYVTSMEMAGTSISLIALDDELQSLLAAPADCPFWKV, via the coding sequence ATGAAAAAACTGCTCAATTCTCCCGGTAGCTATGTGGACGACGTCCTCAACGGGCTGGTCCTTGCTCACCCCGACATGGTCCTCGATGGCCAAAGCAAGCGCGTGGTGCGGCGTGCAGCAGGGGCCAGGGCGGGAAAAGTTGGCATTGCATCGGGCGGTGGCTCGGGCCATTTGCCGCTGTTCACCGGCTATGTCGGTCACGGACTTCTCGACACCTGCTCGATCGGCAATGTCTTTGAGGGGCCCAACCTCGCCTCCTGCATGGATGCAATCCAACTGGCGAATGGCGGTGCCGGGGTTCTGCTGCTTTTCGGAAATTACGGTGGCGACAAGATGAACTTCGCCATGGCGGCGGAAATGCTCGAAGACGAAGGCATCGTCACCCGCACGGTGCTCGGCACCGATGACATTGCCAGCGCTGGCCCTGATGAAGCCGCAAAGCGACGGGGCGTCGCCGGGCTGATCTACGCCTATAAGATTGCCGGCGCTGCTGCCGAGGCAGGCCATGATCTCGACACCGTGGCGCGTCTGGCGCAAAAGGCGGTCGACCACACCCGGACGATCGGCGTTGCCCTCAGCTCCTGCCAGGTGCCCGGTGCCGCAGCGCCCAATTTTCAGATTGCCAACGACGAAATCGAAATGGGCATGGGCATCCATGGAGAGCCTGGAATCTGGCGCGGCAAGCTCAAGCCTGCCGGCGAACTGGTCGAGGAAATGGTCGAACGGCTGCTCGTGGAATTGCCGGAGGTCGAGGGCAAGCGCGTATCGGTGCTGGTCAATGGACTGGGCGCGACCCCGCTCGATGAATTGTTCATTCTTTATGCCGAGGCGGCGCGGCGCCTTGAAGCAGCGGGCCTCACCATCGTCCAGCCGTTGGTCGGCAATTACGTGACATCGATGGAAATGGCTGGCACCTCAATCAGCCTCATCGCGCTTGATGACGAGCTGCAATCGCTTCTGGCCGCCCCGGCTGATTGCCCTTTCTGGAAGGTTTGA
- a CDS encoding ABC transporter permease, whose translation MAAFIARRFFYMLITLVAISVMTFVIIQLPPGDFVTAMVAQLNLQGVTVEPEAMAAMRARYGLDDPIYVQYWKWISAIIFAGDFGYSLEWRRPVSELLWNRLGLTFALAFITLLFIWAISLPIGIYSAVKKNTVGDYIVTIIGVLGLAIPNFLFALVLMYVSFRYFGTGIGGLFSPEYENAPWSWGKVLDLGQHLIIPTIVLGTSGTAALIRILRANLLDELSKPYVTTARAYGLSERRLLLKYPVRIALNPFISTVGWVLPTLVSGATITAVVLNLPMTGPLLLQALISQDMYLAGSFIMMLSALTVIGTLLSDLLLAWLDPRIRYS comes from the coding sequence ATGGCCGCCTTCATCGCCCGCCGCTTTTTCTACATGCTGATCACGCTGGTCGCCATTTCGGTGATGACCTTCGTCATCATTCAGCTGCCCCCGGGCGACTTCGTCACCGCCATGGTGGCGCAGCTCAATCTGCAGGGCGTGACGGTCGAACCCGAAGCCATGGCCGCCATGCGCGCCCGCTACGGTCTCGACGATCCGATCTATGTCCAGTACTGGAAATGGATTTCCGCCATCATCTTTGCCGGCGATTTCGGCTATTCGCTGGAATGGCGTCGCCCGGTATCCGAGCTGCTCTGGAACCGGCTGGGCCTGACCTTCGCCCTCGCCTTCATCACTCTCCTCTTCATCTGGGCCATTTCCCTGCCCATCGGCATCTACAGCGCCGTCAAGAAGAACACGGTCGGCGACTACATCGTCACCATCATCGGCGTGCTCGGCCTCGCCATTCCCAATTTTCTCTTCGCCCTCGTGCTCATGTACGTTTCGTTCCGCTATTTCGGCACGGGCATCGGCGGCCTGTTCTCGCCCGAATACGAGAATGCGCCCTGGAGTTGGGGCAAGGTCCTCGATCTTGGCCAGCACCTCATCATCCCGACAATCGTGCTGGGCACGTCGGGCACAGCCGCGCTGATCCGTATCCTGCGCGCCAACCTGCTCGATGAACTGAGCAAGCCCTATGTCACGACAGCGCGCGCCTATGGCTTGTCCGAGCGCCGCCTGCTGCTCAAGTATCCGGTGCGGATTGCGCTTAATCCCTTCATCTCCACTGTCGGCTGGGTGTTGCCGACACTGGTGTCCGGCGCGACCATCACTGCCGTTGTGCTCAATCTGCCCATGACAGGCCCATTGCTGCTGCAGGCGTTGATCAGCCAGGACATGTACTTGGCTGGCAGCTTCATCATGATGCTGAGCGCGCTGACGGTCATCGGTACTTTGCTGTCCGACCTGCTCTTGGCCTGGCTCGACCCGCGCATCCGCTATTCGTGA
- a CDS encoding ABC transporter substrate-binding protein yields MSLSRSPLQRFAAGTLATLLLCGTALAQDFSEAPVLAEQVESGNLPPVAERLPADPMVVEPFESVGQYGGTWRLTMNSASDISTLVRTIGYENLTRWETWQPDQVQEDIVPNVKPNVAESIEIEDEGRAYVFKLREGMKWSDGAPFTADDIMFWYEDVFLNTELFPSQPRWSTRAGGLTVEKIDDLTVRFSFPEPNGMLLQQFAIPANATEPNVPTAYPRHYLEQFHPDFNENAESEAQASGAQNWVTNFHAMADAWRNPNVPRLNPWIVEVGIGQGAGTQVIAQRNPYYFKVDTEGNQLPYMDRVTVDIISDNQVTLLKAANGDFDMVDSYIGFVTTPENRGTFFDNQERGQYEFYEVLPNRANMMIISLNLTHKDPVKREIFNNLQFRQALSTAIDREEVIELVWLGQGRPFQTVERPESPLFDEEMATQFTTFDIALANQMLDEAGFTEKNGEGFRLGPDGNPIQITMDISVLRQPWIDSAELIKGYWRQVGIDLLINTSDTTALNQRVRANDHDAAVWSASGGADTIFDPKYYVPSSQDAFYATTWGQWYAGQPNPEEPPQAVQEQMALYDEIFQTVDVPRRLELMRQIMQTAKEQLYTIGVMQPTTDYGIINRLMRNVPQVLLASTQYTHPGSANPEQFYYASE; encoded by the coding sequence ATGTCTCTCAGCCGTTCACCGCTCCAGCGTTTCGCTGCGGGCACATTGGCAACCCTGCTCCTGTGCGGCACCGCGCTGGCGCAGGATTTTTCCGAAGCCCCGGTACTCGCCGAACAGGTGGAATCCGGCAATCTGCCCCCGGTCGCCGAACGCCTGCCGGCTGATCCCATGGTGGTCGAGCCGTTTGAGAGCGTCGGCCAATATGGCGGTACATGGCGGCTGACGATGAATTCGGCCAGCGACATTTCCACCTTGGTCCGCACCATCGGCTACGAGAATCTCACCCGCTGGGAAACCTGGCAGCCCGACCAGGTGCAGGAAGACATCGTTCCCAACGTCAAGCCGAACGTGGCCGAGAGCATCGAGATCGAGGACGAGGGTCGCGCCTATGTCTTCAAGCTGCGGGAGGGCATGAAATGGTCGGATGGCGCCCCGTTCACCGCCGATGACATCATGTTCTGGTACGAGGACGTGTTCCTCAATACCGAACTCTTTCCGTCCCAGCCGCGCTGGTCGACCCGCGCCGGGGGCCTGACGGTCGAAAAGATCGATGACCTGACCGTCCGCTTCAGCTTCCCCGAACCCAATGGCATGTTGCTCCAGCAATTCGCCATTCCGGCCAATGCCACCGAGCCCAATGTGCCGACGGCCTATCCGCGGCATTACCTCGAGCAGTTCCATCCGGACTTCAACGAGAATGCCGAGAGCGAGGCGCAGGCATCGGGGGCGCAGAACTGGGTCACCAATTTCCACGCCATGGCCGATGCCTGGCGCAATCCCAATGTGCCGCGCCTCAATCCCTGGATCGTGGAAGTCGGCATCGGACAGGGCGCCGGCACGCAGGTCATCGCCCAGCGCAATCCCTACTATTTCAAGGTCGATACCGAGGGGAACCAGCTTCCCTATATGGATCGCGTCACCGTCGACATCATTTCGGATAACCAGGTGACCCTGCTCAAGGCCGCCAATGGCGACTTCGACATGGTGGACTCCTATATCGGCTTCGTCACCACGCCGGAAAACCGCGGCACGTTCTTCGACAACCAGGAACGCGGCCAGTACGAATTTTACGAGGTGCTGCCCAACCGCGCCAATATGATGATCATTTCGCTCAACCTGACCCACAAGGATCCGGTCAAGCGCGAGATCTTCAACAACCTGCAGTTCCGCCAGGCCCTGTCCACCGCGATCGACCGCGAGGAAGTGATCGAGCTGGTCTGGCTGGGCCAGGGCCGTCCGTTCCAGACCGTCGAGCGCCCCGAATCTCCGCTCTTCGACGAGGAGATGGCGACCCAGTTCACCACCTTCGATATCGCGCTGGCCAACCAGATGCTCGACGAGGCCGGCTTCACCGAGAAGAATGGCGAAGGCTTCCGCCTCGGTCCCGACGGCAATCCGATCCAGATCACCATGGACATTTCGGTCCTGCGTCAGCCCTGGATCGACAGTGCCGAGCTGATCAAGGGCTATTGGCGCCAGGTTGGCATCGATCTTCTGATCAACACGTCCGATACCACCGCACTCAACCAGCGGGTGCGGGCCAATGACCATGATGCGGCCGTCTGGTCGGCTTCAGGTGGTGCCGACACGATCTTTGATCCGAAATATTATGTGCCATCCAGTCAGGACGCCTTCTACGCGACCACCTGGGGCCAGTGGTATGCCGGCCAGCCCAATCCGGAGGAGCCCCCGCAGGCGGTTCAGGAGCAGATGGCGCTCTATGACGAGATTTTCCAGACCGTCGACGTGCCCCGCCGTCTCGAGCTGATGCGCCAGATCATGCAGACCGCCAAGGAGCAGCTCTACACGATCGGCGTCATGCAGCCGACCACCGATTACGGGATCATCAACCGGCTGATGCGGAACGTGCCGCAGGTCCTCTTGGCCAGCACGCAATACACCCATCCCGGCTCCGCCAATCCGGAGCAGTTCTACTACGCCTCCGAATAA
- a CDS encoding alpha-amylase family protein gives MLHEHEQGSASTDTKTWWQRPYRMIQTNLRQPDALVDQKMLARQVKDFGADVLLYNIGGIFAFYPTRLELHAVNPYMKGDALGDAIEAAHSEGLALVGRFDMSKATRIAYEAHPDWFVHNARGESLEYNGTYQACVNGGWYQDYALQIISESLGKYDVDGVFFNMFGYTNFNYSGEYFGTCACANCQRRFHDMYGKALPLKEDFSDPSYADYLEFKDRTALELRSKVYKHIKQVAPKVAMTGYRGDSDLIRMETQRALERPQPEWAYQAGEQARWGRAYGRGKTMSSTSANFIDYAWRFTSETGAYQLARAAQQLANGATLDFYLLGVMDQDDRKAFPDTSRLFKWHRDNEQSYKGLSSGAKIALYSSHKSGMYRGRTASRTTAADAFRGAYRALVEARLPFDFVSDEIVDEDGIKALEAYEAIVMPNITCLSDAEAKAIDTWVSKGGVLLVTGETGFYDARGNRRERVALASVPVEGLPMQRKNMKGSYFRIADGELPLPGVGLLMLDEDYYVATPASGAETVLTLLPPQRFGPPELCFPDFESTLPGALVGAHGKGKAIYAPWHADALYYRDSLPDTRVFLTDLILRHIAPAPVKVKGRGSIELTIQRQQASGNILVHLVNFGGQRNNLYEDAPALHGLRLGVRGAGANGRALVSGQSVAAEGPADSEGYVWFDLPPVEAFEAVEFAPA, from the coding sequence ATGCTGCATGAACATGAACAGGGATCGGCCAGCACCGACACCAAGACCTGGTGGCAGCGTCCCTACCGCATGATCCAGACCAATCTGCGCCAGCCGGACGCGCTGGTGGACCAGAAGATGCTGGCCCGGCAGGTCAAGGATTTCGGCGCCGATGTGCTGCTCTATAATATCGGCGGCATCTTTGCGTTCTATCCGACCAGGCTCGAGCTGCACGCCGTCAATCCTTATATGAAAGGCGATGCGCTGGGCGATGCCATCGAGGCGGCGCATTCCGAAGGGTTGGCCCTGGTTGGACGGTTCGACATGTCCAAGGCCACCCGCATTGCCTATGAGGCGCATCCGGACTGGTTCGTTCACAATGCCAGGGGTGAAAGCCTTGAATATAACGGCACCTACCAGGCCTGCGTGAACGGGGGCTGGTATCAGGACTATGCGCTCCAGATCATCTCGGAATCGCTGGGCAAGTACGATGTCGACGGCGTGTTCTTCAACATGTTCGGCTACACGAACTTCAACTATTCGGGCGAGTATTTCGGCACCTGTGCCTGCGCCAATTGCCAGCGCCGTTTCCATGACATGTATGGCAAGGCGCTGCCGCTGAAGGAGGACTTTTCCGATCCTTCCTATGCCGACTATCTCGAGTTTAAGGATCGCACGGCCCTCGAGCTGCGCTCGAAGGTCTATAAACACATCAAGCAGGTTGCCCCCAAGGTCGCCATGACCGGCTATCGCGGCGACAGCGATCTCATCCGCATGGAAACGCAGCGTGCGCTCGAGCGGCCGCAGCCGGAATGGGCCTATCAGGCCGGCGAGCAGGCGCGATGGGGCAGGGCCTATGGGCGGGGCAAGACCATGTCCTCCACCTCCGCCAATTTCATCGACTATGCCTGGCGCTTCACCTCCGAAACCGGAGCTTACCAGCTCGCCCGCGCCGCCCAGCAGCTTGCCAATGGCGCCACGCTCGACTTCTACCTGCTCGGCGTCATGGATCAGGATGACAGAAAAGCTTTCCCGGACACCTCGCGCCTCTTCAAGTGGCACCGAGACAACGAGCAGAGCTACAAGGGCCTCTCGAGCGGCGCAAAGATCGCACTCTATTCCTCGCACAAGTCCGGCATGTATCGCGGCCGCACCGCCAGCCGCACGACCGCAGCCGACGCGTTTCGCGGCGCCTATCGCGCGCTGGTCGAGGCGCGGCTGCCCTTCGATTTCGTCTCCGACGAGATCGTCGATGAGGATGGGATCAAGGCGCTCGAGGCCTATGAGGCCATCGTCATGCCCAATATCACCTGCCTGTCCGATGCTGAAGCCAAGGCCATCGACACCTGGGTATCCAAGGGTGGCGTGCTGCTGGTGACGGGCGAAACCGGTTTTTACGACGCACGCGGCAACCGGCGCGAGAGAGTCGCCCTTGCCTCGGTCCCCGTCGAGGGCCTGCCCATGCAGCGCAAGAACATGAAGGGCTCCTATTTCCGCATTGCAGATGGCGAATTGCCGCTGCCCGGCGTGGGCCTTCTGATGCTGGACGAGGATTACTATGTCGCCACTCCCGCATCGGGTGCGGAGACTGTCCTGACCCTTCTGCCGCCGCAGCGTTTCGGCCCGCCCGAATTGTGCTTCCCCGATTTCGAGAGCACCCTGCCCGGTGCGCTGGTGGGCGCTCATGGTAAGGGCAAGGCCATCTACGCGCCCTGGCATGCCGACGCGCTCTATTACCGCGACAGCTTGCCCGATACCCGCGTCTTCCTGACCGATCTGATCCTGCGTCACATCGCGCCCGCACCGGTAAAGGTGAAGGGTCGGGGCTCGATCGAGCTCACCATCCAGCGCCAGCAGGCATCGGGCAATATCCTGGTCCACCTCGTCAATTTTGGTGGCCAGCGCAACAATCTCTATGAAGATGCGCCGGCTTTGCATGGCCTGCGCCTCGGCGTCCGCGGCGCCGGCGCTAATGGCAGGGCGCTGGTCTCGGGCCAGAGCGTAGCCGCAGAGGGCCCGGCGGACAGCGAGGGCTATGTGTGGTTCGACCTGCCGCCCGTCGAGGCCTTCGAGGCCGTCGAGTTCGCACCGGCCTGA
- a CDS encoding ABC transporter ATP-binding protein — translation MTSPVTNGALLMRATDVKVHFPIKRGVLKRTVGHVKAVDGISLDIRAGETLSIVGESGCGKTTFGQSLVRVLEPTHGTIEYFGKGDGADIAHLSETELRPYRSDIRMIFQDPFASLNPRRRVIDIIGESLRNFGALSEAEVKDRVARLLAKVGLQSEYMSRFPYAFSGGERQRIGIARALAVHPKLVVADECVSALDVSIQAQTLNLMQDLQEELELTYVFISHDLSVVEYISDRVAVMYAGRVVELAETEPLFARPRHPYTAALLASVPRPDPRLAKTRKQMRLRGEVADPSNRPPGCAFHPRCPFATDLCRQEDPQLRGVGASQVACHHAERLDLEGVSKDAA, via the coding sequence ATGACGTCCCCGGTGACTAATGGTGCCCTGCTGATGCGCGCGACGGACGTCAAGGTGCATTTCCCGATCAAGCGCGGCGTGCTCAAGCGCACGGTGGGGCATGTGAAGGCCGTCGATGGCATCAGCCTCGATATCCGTGCGGGCGAAACTCTCTCCATCGTCGGAGAAAGCGGTTGCGGCAAGACCACGTTCGGGCAGAGCCTCGTGCGCGTGCTCGAGCCGACCCACGGCACTATCGAATACTTCGGCAAGGGGGATGGCGCCGACATCGCGCATCTCAGCGAAACCGAATTGCGGCCCTATCGCTCCGATATCCGCATGATCTTCCAGGACCCCTTTGCCTCGCTCAACCCACGGCGACGGGTCATCGACATCATCGGAGAGTCGCTGCGCAATTTTGGCGCGCTCAGCGAAGCCGAGGTCAAGGATCGTGTCGCCAGGCTGCTGGCCAAGGTCGGGTTGCAATCGGAATATATGTCGCGCTTTCCATACGCCTTTTCCGGCGGCGAACGGCAGCGCATCGGCATCGCACGAGCGCTGGCTGTGCATCCGAAGCTCGTCGTTGCCGACGAATGCGTCTCGGCGCTCGACGTCTCGATCCAGGCGCAGACGCTCAACCTGATGCAGGATCTGCAGGAAGAGCTTGAGCTGACCTATGTGTTCATCAGCCATGACCTCAGCGTCGTCGAATATATCTCCGACCGTGTGGCGGTGATGTATGCCGGCCGGGTGGTCGAACTGGCCGAAACCGAGCCGCTTTTTGCCAGGCCGCGCCATCCCTATACGGCGGCGCTTCTGGCCTCGGTTCCTCGGCCCGATCCGAGGCTGGCCAAGACGCGCAAGCAAATGCGCCTGCGCGGTGAAGTCGCCGATCCATCCAATCGACCTCCGGGCTGCGCCTTTCATCCACGCTGTCCTTTCGCCACCGATCTCTGCCGCCAGGAGGACCCGCAATTGCGCGGTGTTGGCGCCAGTCAGGTCGCCTGCCACCACGCCGAACGTCTCGACCTAGAGGGAGTGAGCAAAGATGCTGCATGA